A single window of Coffea eugenioides isolate CCC68of chromosome 7, Ceug_1.0, whole genome shotgun sequence DNA harbors:
- the LOC113776888 gene encoding golgin subfamily A member 6-like protein 22, whose amino-acid sequence MGGCTSKPKVLKDDGVEAPEPAPEKVSVEEKGTLAAELAPQQEPEKAAEEDKEVVAEAPEPVASEKVEKEEEEALNAVVDGVENKNGEVKDSEDQKVKSEEEVNSKEDDKVESGEVNSKEDEKVKSVEEENSTEDEKVKSEVEVTAGPEKLEKEEVKPATEAESHERLDNKLEEKTETSEEKKKEEAKPEADNVPIISFFTSFMGQKH is encoded by the exons ATGGGAGGTTGTACAAGCAAGCCAAAAGTGTTGAAGGATGATGGGGTTGAGGCACCTGAGCCAGCACCTGAGAAGGTGAGTGTGGAGGAGAAGGGGACTCTCGCCGCGGAGCTGGCACCTCAACAGGAACCCGAAAAGGCGGCGGAAGAGGACAAGGAGGTTGTGGCTGAGGCTCCAGAGCCGGTGGCATCCGAAAAGGTagaaaaggaggaggaggaggctCTCAATGCGGTGGTTGATGGAGTTGAAAATAAG AATGGAGAAGTAAAAGATTCCGAAGATCAAAAGGTAAAATCTGAAGAAGAGGTAAACTCCAAAGAAGATGACAAGGTAGAATCTGGAGAAGTAAACTCTAAAGAAGATGAAAAGGTAAAATCTGTAGAAGAGGAAAACTCTACAGAAGATGAAAAGGTGAAATCTGAAGTGGAAGTTACTGCTGGTCCTGAAAAGCTTGAAAAAGAAGAGGTAAAACCAGCAACGGAGGCCGAAAGCCATGAAAGATTGGACAACAAACTAGAAGAGAAAACTGAAACTtctgaagagaagaaaaaagaggaagcAAAACCAGAGGCTGACAATGTTCCAATAATATCATTCTTCACATCATTTATGGGTCAGAAACACTAA
- the LOC113778656 gene encoding uncharacterized protein LOC113778656, whose product MGACTSKPKVLKGDVPEEKVKAPEPAPKKVVVEEEEKKDDAVEKAAAVVVEEEVKKDEDVGAAAGDEKVTRSRSLGNLFKENQERKDSSENEAVKESVGSEVKPAEAETVEEVQPEEVKPAATEQVAAPVVDAPAKEVQPEEVNPTAEAKDAVKSDETPEEKSEKSEEKKQEESQPAIVTGKDEK is encoded by the exons ATGGGAGCATGTACAAGCAAGCCTAAAGTGTTGAAGGGTGATGTGCCTGAGGAGAAGGTCAAGGCTCCAGAGCCGGCACCCAAGAAGGTGGTGgtagaggaggaggagaagaaggaCGACGCCGTGGAGAAGGCGGCCGCGGTGGTGGTGGAAGAAGAGGTAAAGAAAGATGAAGATGTAGGCGCTGCTGCTGGTGATGAGAAAGTTACAAGGAGCCGTTCTCTTGGTAACTTGTTTAAGGAG AACCAAGAGAGGAAAGATTCATCTGAGAATGAAGCTGTAAAAGAATCAGTTGGGTCTGAAGTCAAGCCAGCAGAAGCTGAAACAGTCGAAGAGGTCCAGCCTGAGGAGGTAAAACCAGCTGCAACAGAGCAAGTTGCTGCTCCAGTGGTTGATGCCCCTGCAAAGGAGGTCCAACCTGAGGAGGTAAATCCAACTGCAGAGGCCAAAGATGCTGTAAAATCAGATGAGACGCCTGAAGAGAAATCTGAAAAATCAGAGGAGAAGAAACAAGAAGAATCTCAGCCTGCTATCGTGACAGGAAAGGATGAGAAGTGA
- the LOC113776890 gene encoding WAT1-related protein At1g68170-like, whose translation MARNVCFISEELKPAVVMVIVQVASTGSNFMYKIAMANGMGIQTIILYKLLFATVFMAPIAFFTERATLGNYLYVKSMSLTSATFVTAMFNLIPGFTLVLALIFRLEKLDVRNSAGKAKVLGTVLGSGGAMILTFVKGKKIKILSQHVDIIPLHNHASVPSNNVVGSLLALLSCLSFAIWLVIQTKMSHSYPCYSSIAVMCFTGSILTGVLAICTERELSSWMLGWDCRLLAVAYLGIVSSGLCVAAVFWSSMMKGPLFVSSFSPLGLVFTALAGSLFLKEELCLGSLIGSIIITIGLCLLIWGKGKEATASQDGETESRRDEVTDGSQAAPPISNKWGSSTI comes from the exons ATGGCAAGGAATGTATGCTTCATCTCAGAAGAGCTAAAACCAGCAGTGGTGATGGTCATAGTTCAAGTAGCATCTACAGGTTCTAATTTCATGTACAAAATTGCAATGGCTAATGGTATGGGTATCCAGACTATAATCCTTTACAAATTGCTGTTTGCCACAGTTTTCATGGCTCCTATTGCTTTTTTCACTGAGAG AGCAACGCTAGGCAATTATTTATACGTTAAAAGCATGTCGCTAACATCAGCAACTTTTGTGACAGCAATGTTCAACCTCATTCCAGGCTTCACATTAGTGTTGGCCCTAATATTCAG GTTGGAGAAATTGGATGTTAGAAACTCTGCTGGAAAAGCCAAAGTTCTTGGGACTGTCTTGGGCAGTGGTGGAGCAATGATTCTGACTTTTGTTAAAGGGAAGAAGATCAAAATATTGTCACAGCATGTTGACATAATTCCTCTCCACAATCATGCATCAGTTCCATCTAATAATGTCGTAGGCTCTTTGCTGGCCTTATTGAGTTGTTTGTCATTTGCAATTTGGTTAGTTATTCAG ACTAAGATGAGCCATAGTTACCCATGCTATTCAAGTATTGCAGTGATGTGTTTCACTGGATCAATCCTGACTGGTGTTCTTGCAATATGTACTGAGAGGGAATTGTCTTCATGGATGCTTGGATGGGATTGTAGACTCCTAGCTGTTGCTTATTTG GGAATTGTCAGTTCTGGACTATGTGTGGCTGCAGTTTTCTGGAGCTCAATGATGAAAGGCCCTTTATTCGTGTCTTCTTTCAGTCCTTTGGGACTAGTATTCACTGCCCTTGCTGGATCCCTCTTTCTAAAAGAGGAGCTGTGTCTGGGAAG CTTGATAGGATCCATTATCATCACAATAGGCCTTTGCCTTCTGATCTGGGGTAAAGGCAAGGAGGCAACTGCATCTCAAGATGGAGAAACTGAAAGCAGGAGGGATGAAGTAACCGATGGTAGCCAGGCTGCTCCTCCCATATCAAACAAATGGGGTTCATCAACAATTTAA
- the LOC113777489 gene encoding uncharacterized protein LOC113777489 isoform X1 has translation MQVIPRWRSILILRNSVIQSTAIASTSRTQLADFHSTTVSLERWNNKWPSAGKKTPDVRSGQKPSKDYIKYKIRQKRADTKKALKSLLFNSGASSSVFEETFAETDTTWDVDEEEPLDKKDQSKSSHAARRAARAHHRRMKRKLRRERKHDDVDDPENIFQASFGKRWCSWYFWREPSYQSSTTGFDFREHSNWSSRRPRESDIESEAESDTEPCIDSTNSDRKVLGLPLKGPLQIQDVKNAFRLSALKWHPDKHQGPSQVAAEEKFKQCVDAYKSLCSSLSTA, from the exons ATGCAAGTGATACCCAGATGGAGAAGTATATTGATTTTGAGGAATTCAGTGATTCAGTCAACAGCAATTGCATCGACATCAAGAACCCAGCTGGCTGATTTTCATTCTACAACAGTTAGCCTTGAGAGATGGAACAACAAATGGCCTTCTGCCGGTAAAAAGACCCCT GATGTGAGAAGTGGCCAGAAACCATCTAAG GATTATATAAAATACAAAATTCGTCAGAAGCGTGCTGATACCAAGAAAGCACTGAAAAGTCTACTCTTCAATAGTGGAGCCTCCAGTTCTGTATTTGAG GAGACATTTGCCGAAACAGATACAACATGGGATGTGGATGAGGAAGAACCTTTGGACAAGAAAGACCAATCTAAGTCTTCTCATGCTGCACGTCGTGCTGCTAGAGCTCATCATAGGAGAATGAAGC GTAAGttaagaagagagagaaagcaTGACGATGTTGATGAtccagaaaatattttccaggcaTCTTTTGGGAAAAGGTGGTGTAGCTGGTATTTTTGGAGAGAGCCCTCTTATCAGAGTTCGACAACTGGATTTGACTTTAGAGAACATTCCAACTGGAGTTCTAGAAGACCCAGAGAATCAGATATTGAAAGTGAGGCAGAGTCTGATACTGAGCCTTGCATTGACAGCACAAATTCTGATAGAAAAGTTCTTGGTTTGCCCCTGAAAGGTCCTCTGCAGATTCAGGATGTTAAGAATGC TTTTCGCTTGTCAGCTCTCAAATGGCATCCCGATAAGCATCAAGGCCCTTCACAG GTAGCGGCAGAAGAGAAGTTTAAACAGTGTGTAGACGCATACAAGTCATTGTGCAGCTCACTCTCAACAGCTTGA
- the LOC113777489 gene encoding uncharacterized protein LOC113777489 isoform X2 translates to MQVIPRWRSILILRNSVIQSTAIASTSRTQLADFHSTTVSLERWNNKWPSAGKKTPDVRSGQKPSKDYIKYKIRQKRADTKKALKSLLFNSGASSSVFEETFAETDTTWDVDEEEPLDKKDQSKSSHAARRAARAHHRRMKRKLRRERKHDDVDDPENIFQASFGKRWCSWYFWREPSYQSSTTGFDFREHSNWSSRRPRESDIESEAESDTEPCIDSTNSDRKVLGLPLKGPLQIQDVKNAFRLSALKWHPDKHQGPSQI, encoded by the exons ATGCAAGTGATACCCAGATGGAGAAGTATATTGATTTTGAGGAATTCAGTGATTCAGTCAACAGCAATTGCATCGACATCAAGAACCCAGCTGGCTGATTTTCATTCTACAACAGTTAGCCTTGAGAGATGGAACAACAAATGGCCTTCTGCCGGTAAAAAGACCCCT GATGTGAGAAGTGGCCAGAAACCATCTAAG GATTATATAAAATACAAAATTCGTCAGAAGCGTGCTGATACCAAGAAAGCACTGAAAAGTCTACTCTTCAATAGTGGAGCCTCCAGTTCTGTATTTGAG GAGACATTTGCCGAAACAGATACAACATGGGATGTGGATGAGGAAGAACCTTTGGACAAGAAAGACCAATCTAAGTCTTCTCATGCTGCACGTCGTGCTGCTAGAGCTCATCATAGGAGAATGAAGC GTAAGttaagaagagagagaaagcaTGACGATGTTGATGAtccagaaaatattttccaggcaTCTTTTGGGAAAAGGTGGTGTAGCTGGTATTTTTGGAGAGAGCCCTCTTATCAGAGTTCGACAACTGGATTTGACTTTAGAGAACATTCCAACTGGAGTTCTAGAAGACCCAGAGAATCAGATATTGAAAGTGAGGCAGAGTCTGATACTGAGCCTTGCATTGACAGCACAAATTCTGATAGAAAAGTTCTTGGTTTGCCCCTGAAAGGTCCTCTGCAGATTCAGGATGTTAAGAATGC TTTTCGCTTGTCAGCTCTCAAATGGCATCCCGATAAGCATCAAGGCCCTTCACAG ATTTAG
- the LOC113778560 gene encoding uncharacterized protein LOC113778560 codes for MAEYDPTAAAHRHNLIPKETALQALNTIIQLHFEKTLEKKRAVDVQKKELWKLFQLFFLFLGLVFLAQSQSPRLQCRHCWVPIGLLSLAHLIFYVSVAQTLRCINGFKYQRRCHKLTLGLATDRLRQLRMKISSCAGGGGGGGVIDEYGDELEVPYQEPPESYFGKFKRNWALHFGFLILIYGFMVSSSVVLLCF; via the coding sequence ATGGCGGAATACGACCCCACAGCTGCCGCACACCGCCACAATCTCATCCCAAAAGAAACAGCCCTGCAAGCACTAAACACCATAATCCAACTCCATTTCGAGAAGACCCTCGAGAAGAAAAGAGCAGTAGACGTCCAGAAAAAGGAGCTTTGGAAACTATTCcaacttttcttccttttcttgggtCTTGTCTTCCTAGCTCAATCCCAGTCCCCAAGGCTCCAATGCCGGCATtgttgggtacccattgggctgcTTTCTTTAGCTCATCTGATCTTCTATGTTTCCGTGGCTCAGACTCTTAGGTGCATCAATGGGTTCAAGTATCAGAGGAGGTGTCACAAGCTGACTCTTGGCTTGGCTACTGACAGGCTCAGGCAGCTCAGGATGAAAATCAGCAGCTGCGCCGGcggcggaggtggtggtggggTGATTGATGAGTACGGAGATGAATTGGAAGTGCCTTATCAAGAACCACCGGAGAGTTATTTTGGCAAGTTTAAGAGAAACTGGGCTCTGCATTTTGGGTTCTTGATCTTGATTTATGGGTTTATGGTGTCTTCCTCTGTTGTTCTTCTTTGCTTCTAG